The following is a genomic window from Kogia breviceps isolate mKogBre1 chromosome 4, mKogBre1 haplotype 1, whole genome shotgun sequence.
ATTTCAAAGGAATCTGTGACCCAGGGAAGActacatgtaatatataataaataaatatattagtctCAAGGGAGTCCCCAGCTCCATGACCGCTGTAAAAATATTACAACATGAGCAGTCCCTGGGGTCTTGGCAAAAATTATCCCATGAAAGTAAGCTCTAAGGAGGAAGGTGGCTCCAGGCTTGGGGTTGGGGACCTGTCAGATTCTGGATGGTCAGTGGAAATCTTGACGCCTCTGTTGtagtttctctcctctctccctggctgTGCCTTCTCTATCTGGCCggcttctcctctcttctccaacATCTGCAATTGGTGGGTCTCAGAACTTAGTCCTCAGACCTTGTCCTCTCCATACTCTCCCCCAGGAGAGCTATCATCTGATATCGGCGGCACCCTGACGACACCCAGATTTCTATCTGCAGCTCAAATGTCTCTGCAGACTCATAGCCAAGCaactaccttttcttttttttttttggccacgccatggagcatgcgagatcttagttccctgaccagggatcaaacccacgtcccctgaagtggaagcacggagtcttaaccactgggccgccagggaagtcctgcaactACCCTCTTGATAGCTCCACGTGATCAGCCTCCAGGCACTGGGAACTTCCCCAAGCTTTCCATTTCACGCAGCCCTCCACCTCCAAGCCTGCTCCCCTACCCACCTTGGTCActagcaccaccaccaccacccaccacccaaCAGGTGTTTGGGCCAAACACCCAGAAGCaccctttctcttcctcagagAAGGATGGAATCCAGTCTTGCTGGCAAGTTCTCTTGATTCTGGAAGACCTGGAGCCAATCCACTCCATAGCTCTTCCCTGCTTAACACCTTTGAACTTACTCCTTCCTCTGCCTggtgctttgtttcctttttgtttccttttcatcactcGGGTCCCAGTTCATATGTCCCCTTCTCAGAGAGTCCATCCCTGACCACCTAACCTAAAGCcacttccctcccctgccccaactCTGGTGACTCTGTCCTATGACCCTGTTTTATTCCCTGTAGCAGGTGTTCCTGGCTAAACTGattctgttcatttgtttctttgcttaCTGTGAGGACTTGCCACGAGAGCTGTGGCTTTCAATGATTTTTTACACAACCCACAGCAAGATACAAATTTCACCTGTGACCCAGTGATCCAGGTGTTATGGCTGCATCACAAATTACGCCCAAGTTTACTGGCTTTAAACAAAGGCATGGATGTTGCTCACAAACCTGCAGTTTGGGCCGGGCTTGATGGGAAcagttctctctctgctcctcttgGTGTCAGCTGGGACGGCTCAAAGCCTGGAGGCTGGAATCATCTCAATGTTCACTCACTTACTTCTCTGGTGGTTGATGCTGGCTGGTTTCGGCTGGGACCTTATCTGGGAGACTCTTCAcgtggcttgggcttcctcacgaCATAGCAGCTGGGCTCACAGAGAGTATCCTGGaattgagagagagggagagagcgagCTAGCACCAGGCAAAAGATGTATTCTGGTTTCTGACCTAGACTTGGAATTCACACAGCGTCCCTTCTGCCACATTGTTTGTTGCACAAATCCTGCGCAAGTTCAAGAGAAGAACTGGAGTCTGCCTCTTGATAGGGAGTGACAAAATTGGAACTATTTCTGTAGCCgttttttggaaaatacaatctgcCACACCCAGTAGACAAATGGGGGTAGTTTCCCAAAACAATACTTGGCTTTCTGTACACAATGCACTGATTTATTTTTACCATTGTATTTAATTGAAAATGCTGGTCATGACCCGCTGGATTGATTTCTTCACCTCATTTGAGGGACATGTCACAAAAGTGAACAGTTTGTCTTTCCTCAACCGTAACCCCGCACACAACATGGTGTTCGGTGAGAATCAAACACCTcacccactagctttctatttatttttaatttaacaccTATAAAGCACGTACTGAATACCAGGCACTGACCTCATTCAACTCTCACACCAACTCTGAAGTAGACACTATGATGATCCTCATTTAACTGAGGAGGAAAGTGAAGCACAGAACGATGAAGCAATTTGCTCGGGgtaacacagctagtaagtggcaaatcTGGGATTGAAACCCAATAAATCTGGATGCAGACTCCATTTCGCTACGCAGCCTCTTAtagaatttacttatttatgatgTTTATTGTGAGTGTCCCTCACACACACCGCTGAACCTCAGCTCCACGAAAAGTAGTTCTCGGCTTCGCCCCTAGAACAGCGCGTTGCTCGCAACAGGCGCTGGACCCGGAAAGAAACAGCTGGAAGCTCTTGCAGCCGCTTTCCAGCCTGCGCAGGCGCATCAGGCAAGACTCCGGAGGCACCACCCCCTCCCTACGCAGACGGGCCGTCGCTGACAGAGGAGCCGGCGCAGGCGCACTAGTTCGACTAGAAGCGGCCTCCCTCGTTGGCTGATGACTGACGTGGGATAAACCCAATGGAAACGGGCCTCTCCGGGAAGGGGGCGGGGCCCAGGGGGCAGTTAAATTTGCGCGGGATTGGTCCTAGTGTAGTCATGGCGGCCTTCCGTGACATGGAGGAAGTGAGCCAggggctgctgagcctgctggGTGCCAACCGCGCCGAGGCGCAGCAACGGCGGCTGCTGAGGCGCCACGAGCAGGTGGTGGAGCGGCTGCTGGAGACGCAAGACGGTGCCGAACAGCGGCTGCGAGGTGAAGGCCGGGTCggggtcggggggcggggggcggcgggcggcgggcagACGCGcctgagtggtggtggtggtggccagGCCGGCCTCGAACCTCCTCCCTTCTGGGAGCCCCATCCGCTACCCTATTTCCCCGTGCGACCGGCGGATGAACATTGTCCCCTCTGAACCTCGGTTTCCCCACCCATGAAACGGGCTTCAGGACAGCAGCCACCTCCCAGGGGTTTAGTGGTGAATGTAGGAGGTCTGACGCGCCGTGAGCAGGAGCTGGGACTCGGGGTTTGAATTGGGGCTCAGGTGTCAAAGCGccgggtttgaatcccagcaccgcgccacttcccagctgtgagATTTGAGATGACTTACTTAACCTTGCAATGCCTCTGTTTCCCGTGAAATGGTTGTAATAATAAATAGTCCGCATCTTCCTGCTGAGATGGTTCACATgtcttactgagcacctgctgggtccaggcatagtgccagtcATGGGGTGACAGCCGGGAACAAAGCTAAACAAAAtccctggggtgggggtagggctAATATTCTAGTGGGGTGAGGCAGAGgataaacaagaaaaatggaTTGGTCAGGAGGTGATGGGCTAAGGATTTCAGCTGTTAACTCATGAACCCTCTGGTCCCAGTCCAGTGCTTCCctctcaagcctcagtttcctcatctgtgaaatggggatgccGATAGCACCCCTTGATGGATCAAAGATTCATGGAGATGATGCTTGCACAGCACTGTGCCCTTAAAAGGGGCATGGGAGCTGCCTTTGTTGCAGCTTTTCTCAGCatcaggggttttttgtttttgtgttttaaaggCTTCAAacctttttttattgtggtaaaattgaCATAACCtaagatttaccattttaactgttttcaaGTGTccggttcagtggcattaagtacattcacattgtcgtGTGACCATCATCTCCAGTATTCCATCGTATGGATACACCAcaacaccacattttgtttatccattcatccgtcactGGACACTTGGGACACTTCCACcccttggctgttgtgaataatgctgctatgagcatgaGTGTACAGACATctctttgagtccctgctttcaattctttttttgtattttcccagaagtggaaatgctggatcaaatggtgatttgatattttatttttctgaggaacTGTCATCTAGTTTTCCACTGTGGTTTCAGTGCCAGGGATTTGTAATGCCTTTTGACAATTACACTTTATGAGGGGGTGCCATTTGGGTTGCGACTTGAATGATCTGGGAGCTAGCCATGGGATGGCTCCGGGAAGAGTGTTCCTGGCAGAGGGGACTGTCAATGCGAAGGTCATGAGGTGAGAATGAGCCTGGAGACCCGGGAGAAAGAGGTGGAAGAGGAGGTCAGCAGGGGCCAGACTTGCCAGCCTGTGAGCCCCCAGGAGGGGTTGGGATGTTAGTCTAAGCACAACAGATGTCCTGGTCAGGGTCTCctgctcttttctcctcctcctccttccttccctctccttccttcccccacccccccgctccATTAACTCCCCTTTCACCGGTGGTTGAGGAGAAGCTCAGCATCACCCAACCTGCCTGTGTTTCAGAAGAACGGATGGATTGGGGGCAGGGAGACAAGAGTCGGTGTTCTAGGGAGCTGGGGTTTCGATCCAAAGGATCCAGTTCAGATCCCGGCTTCAGAGCTAAGTGTGTGGACAAGTCACTGGACCACGGGCTTCTGCTCATCGCCTCTCAAATGGGGGGAGGGGTTCAGCCAGCCTCAGAGAGCGGTGAGAGTTCAGTGAGTTAGGGCTCCGTGGTCACCTGTGGCACTTAGCACACATTTGGGTAACGACAGCTTGTAATGACCGTCCACGGGGAAGAGATCCTCCCAGGAGACTCCGTTGTTGTTCAGAGGGTGAGTGGAGAAGGGGCGGGAAGGCTGCACAAGAGAGCCAGACCCTCAGCTCTCCTAACAGGAAGTCAGCAGGCACTGTCTAACACAGACAGATCAAGAAATAGCAGCATAAgcaaattatttagaaatatgaaggTCGATGCCAGAGAAAACAGTGAAGAGTTTAAGTGGCTGCTTCAGAGGGTTGGAGAGGCTTAGAGAGCCTctaagcctgtgtgtgtgtgtgtgtgtgtgtttaaattttcACAACCATAGACATGTAGTGCTttgattaaaaattaacttaatatCAGTTTTTAAACACCGGCCCTTTAAGAAGCATTTTCATCCGTGCCTTCTGTGAGTTGGCAGGTTTCTCTGACTCTGTGGGAAGGAACACAGTAACCTTCTTAGGGTGTTTTTGACCTTTTTGGATGTTTTGTTCAAAATATGTTTATTCTGAGTAGGTGTTGGCAATGTACAGTGATTTTAAGATGCGATCTGTGCTTTGAAGAAGAGAGACGGAATAAATAGTCCAGTGTGATACGGGCTGTCCTGGGAGCACAGTCTCGCcccaggagggagaagagagcgTCCAGCCGCCTGAGTCAGGCATTATCCAGAAGGCCTTAATGCTGGGGATGGTGTGCCAGTGGGCAGGGACACAGGGGCACAGGTCCCTGGAAGACAGGCAGGCAGAGGCCCAGGACTAAAAAAAAACCTGGCGTGTCTGCAGGATGATGAGGCGTCTTTGCAGCCGGAGCAAAGGGAAAAAGCACATGGTGGGGCGAaaagcagggagagaggaggttgGCAGGAATGGCGAAGGTGCCCCAAACAACCTGGACATTATCCTGGAGACACTGAAGGCAGAGAGCAGAAAGGATTTTGGCGACGGGAGAGACCAAAGCAGGACACGGCAGGGAGGTTTTGGGGGTGGTCCTGGAGGCGTGAAGGACCAGCACGCGGAAGAAGGGGTCCTGCCCGACGTGACGGCTAACGGGGTCTAGAAAGTGAGTCCCAGGGTTGTTGCCTGGACAGCAGGGTCGAGAGTGACGTCATTACTTAAGACTAGGTGTGCAAACAAGGACCAGGCTTTATTACTTTGGATGGATTCAAGTGTGATTTCGGTGAAGTGGAAGCACATGTGCCAGCTCCAGGTGGGACTCTCAGGTGGGCATTTGCAAATAGAACGATGGGTTCGGGAGCTCGAGATGGAAGTGGGAACGTGGCCATAGATGGGGGTGTTGAGGCCGCCCTCTGCTCCGGGGCTCTCCTGGGGAGCCCGAGTTGAGGGGTGCAGACTTCTCCCTGCCCTGCAGAGGTCCTCACTGCGGAGAAGGAGGTGGCCCAGAGCCTCCTTAACGCGAAGGACCAGGCACACCAGGGCGGCGTTGAGTTGCAGCAGCTTGAAGTGGAGCTTCAGAGGGCCAGCGAGGAAGACGCCCGCCTGAAGGCCAGCCTCCTATATCCTTTCCTGTGTGTGCGGAACAGCCGGGCCCCAGCCTCGCCCAGGAGGCCCTTGTTCACTCTAGAAAACACACCTGGAGCCAGCAGCCCCGGGCCCGACGGGGTTGGTGTGAGCACATGGGCAGCCCTCCCTCCAAAGCCAGGGGTCCTTAACTGCCTGTTTACTCAGCTCAGCAGAGAGCTGGAGGAGCTCAAGGAGATCGAGGCCGATCTCGAAAGACAAGAGAGGGAGGTTGACGAAGACACGACAGTCACCATCCCTTCAGCCGTGTAGGTCCACAGACGCggtgtgagtgcgtgtgtgtatgtgtgtgtgtgcgtgcatgcagcCCACAGCTCTTTGTTGGAGTTGACACTGGAGtaacttcttttctctctctctctctctctctctgtctctgtctctgtctctccctccctccctctctctctctctctctgtctctctctctctgtctctctctctgtctctctctctctctctctgtctctctctctgttttgtctTCTCATGCAGGTATGTGGCTCAACTTTATCGCCGAATTAGTAAAATTGAGTGGGATTATGAATGTGAGCCGGGGATGATCAAAGGCAGTATCCTTTGTGGTGAAAGTGgaaccttgtgcactgttggtgggaatcttaaatggtgcagacactatggCAGATCCTAAAAAATTCAGCAGAATGACCACATAACCCATCAGGTCGACTTCTGGGGATACACACGAAGGAATCgaaagcagggacttgagcagatgtttgtacacccatgttcacagcagcactgttcacaaaagccaaaagatgggaacaacccaagtgtccatcagcagatgaccaggtaaacaaaatgtggtccatccattcggtggaatattactcggccttaaaaaggaaggacattctggcacatgctacaccatggatgaacctggaacatAATCTGCTGgttgaaataaaccagacacaaaaagtcagtcctgtatgattccacctacatgaggtccctagaggagtcagATTCATGGAAACAGAACGTAGGATGGGAATTATGATGGGAGGGGGAGTCAGCGTTTAATGGAGACAGAGCTTtgattttgcaagatgaagagagttctggagatggtggtgatagttgcacagcaACACGAATGtggttaatgccactgaactgtacactttcaCATGTTTAAGGTGGTAAATACGAtgctatatgtattttaccacaattttttaaaaagtgcattaTCTTAACTTTCTGTTCATGAAAATTTCAGTCTCTAATTATCTTAATAACAATTTAAAGGCAGTGTCCTTTCGtcgtggggggaggaggagggccatGTGTGCTGGGTTTCCCTTACATCTGCACCCTCAGTCCATCATGGCCCCAGCGTTGCTCAGCCCATCCACCTGGACAGCACCCAGCTCTCCAAGAAATTCATCAGCGACTATCTCTGGAGCTTGGTGGACACGGAGTGGTAGCCAGGAGCCTCTGGGGCTGCATCGTACAGTCCCACACAGTGGGAATCAGCCCGTGGTGGGTGGTCAGTGCCTCAGTGGTGAGATCAgcttaaaattaaatgtttatacGTAAAGGAGTTTTTTTTACTGGCTTTCTTCCCCCGTTCCCCCCTCTTGACTTTGGCCTCAAATGCTGGAGTAGGTAACCAAAGAAAACTGACTTAACTGTGCCAGGCCTGTGACTTCATGTCTGTGACAACACATACAAATGACACCGTAGTATCCGATGACAAGTTCCGGGTCTTCGTCTTCTGTGATTCAGGTTTGGCGCTTTTTTATCCGTTCATTCTCTGAGTGCCACTGTGTGTCCGAGCTGTGCTGGGAACCCAAGGCAAGATGAAAAATCCCTTGAGCCAATGGAGGAGTCAAAAGTGATCAGATGCCACCCTCGAGCTAGATGCTTCAGGACCCTGGCCAGGGAGGGGGCCTGCCCCAGGGGATGGGGGTGCCATTTTTGCTGGGACTGGAAAGGATGAGTCAGTCACGAAGATATGACATTATAGGATGTAAAGGGGCCCATCCCTGGCTCCAGGGTGGGCTACGTGTCAGAGACCACCGTTTGCCTCcctggtatatatatttttaatgttttggctcTCATCCCTCttttataaattgatttatttagggctgtgttgggtcttcgtttctgtgcgagggctttctccagttgtggcgagcgggggccactcttcatcgcggtgcgcagacctctcactgtcgcggcctctcccgttgcggagcacaggctccagacgcgcaggctcagtagttgtggctcacgggcttagttgctccgcggcatgtgggatcttcccagaccagggctcgaacccatgttccctgcattggcaggcagattctcaaccactgcgccaccagggagtgTGTGACTTCTTAAAAGGCAAGGGAGTatgccctttccccctcccctctgttTTCTGGAACTTGAGTGTGATGGCTGGAGCCCTGGCAGCTGTATTGCCACACTTGAGGGGTGCAATCCTCTAGGGATGATAGGAACCTGGTTGTCTGAAGATGGTGTAGCTGGGTATCAATGCTGGACTTCCTTGTGGGTAGGGGCTAAACGATTGTGTGTGCCTttgttattttagtttttctatCACAAACAGCCAAAATAAACCCTAACTGATTCAGCATGCAACCAAGGCCTGGGCCAGCCAATTGATTTCTTCACCTAACCCCCATCCTCAGTGACTGAGGTACTACTAAGAGTGGGAAGCCTGTGGCCAACCTGCCTGCCTGTCTGAGGGTAGAGAGTGAGAAGTAGGGTACCTTCACTATCTAGTGCCTCTTGGATACAGCTTTTCCTGAAGCCAGTAGATTTGGTAGTTACATGAACCTCTGGGCATTGGGTTTTGTGCACCTCTGTACCATTTACAGTAAGTACAATTTATATTTCTTGATCAGAGAGGGACATTCTAAGCAGAGGGAGTGGTAAGTTCTAGCAGCACTGAGTACATCAAGTGGGCACTAAAAATAGTCCATTCCGATGTCTCTTGGAGGCCCTAGAGCAAGGGATCCTGCCTGTTGGGCTCCAGGAGATAGACCCAAAAAAGGGGTTGTTAGTCTCCCTGAAATGTAAGCAGCCCCAGTCCATCTGGCTCACAAAGAAAGATTCCCAGAAGAACTTCAGAGGCCCTGCTTTTATGCCGAGGGCCTGGCTTTACATATTCAAGGAAATGTTCACATAAGCCCTCCTgggctgttttcattttcaaggcTGGCAGAGTTTTTTATGATGTGAAAAAGAGGCAGAGCCCTTTATTTGTACCCTTGGCCTCCAAAGGGCAAAAGACTTGATCTAGACCACGGTTTTCCTGCCTCAGCCTTCACGATGTTTGGGCTAGGTCACTCTCTCTGGTGGGGGCTGTCCTGGACATCACAGGATATctggcagcatccctggcctccacctacTAGATGGGAGGAGCACACCCCTGTCGCGAAAacccggggaggggggaggcaccCCCCTGCCTCGCAGCCTCAGCCAGGAACCAGTCAGTCTTCTGCCAAGGTCAGCCGAGTAGCGGCTGTCACCTTGGTGGCTGTTCCCGCTGACACAGCCAGCCTCCACCTGCTCCCCTGCAGGAGTGCTCCGGGCCCTGAGTAGACCCGGCCCAGCTGAGGGTCCCAGGGCAGGCGGAGAGGCGTATTTCTCTCTAGTTCAAACAGATTTGCAGGTGCAGGGTCCCTGGGAGAGAAAGCCGGTGTTGAGGGGCGGGTGCAGTTACAGGCGCAGGCTTCTCTGTGCCCCGGCCTGCTCCCCGCCCCTGAGCGGTGGCCTCGCTTTGTTTCGGGAGGGGCCCTGGAGGCATTGCCTGCCCAGAACTCAGTTTCCCCAAGAAGAAGAAGGTGGCTCCAGGGAGGCAGCACGGACCTAGGCTCAGAGGGGCCCCGTCGCCCCAGGC
Proteins encoded in this region:
- the SPC24 gene encoding kinetochore protein Spc24 isoform X1 is translated as METGLSGKGAGPRGQLNLRGIGPSVVMAAFRDMEEVSQGLLSLLGANRAEAQQRRLLRRHEQVVERLLETQDGAEQRLREVLTAEKEVAQSLLNAKDQAHQGGVELQQLEVELQRASEEDARLKASLLYPFLCVRNSRAPASPRRPLFTLENTPGASSPGPDGVGVSTWAALPPKPGVLNCLFTQLSRELEELKEIEADLERQEREVDEDTTVTIPSAVYVAQLYRRISKIEWDYECEPGMIKGIHHGPSVAQPIHLDSTQLSKKFISDYLWSLVDTEW
- the SPC24 gene encoding kinetochore protein Spc24 isoform X3; translated protein: METGLSGKGAGPRGQLNLRGIGPSVVMAAFRDMEEVSQGLLSLLGANRAEAQQRRLLRRHEQVVERLLETQDGAEQRLREVLTAEKEVAQSLLNAKDQAHQGGVELQQLEVELQRASEEDARLKASLLYPFLCVRNSRAPASPRRPLFTLENTPGASSPGPDGVGVSTWAALPPKPGVLNCLFTQLSRELEELKEIEADLERQEREVDEDTTVTIPSAV
- the SPC24 gene encoding kinetochore protein Spc24 isoform X2 — its product is MAAFRDMEEVSQGLLSLLGANRAEAQQRRLLRRHEQVVERLLETQDGAEQRLREVLTAEKEVAQSLLNAKDQAHQGGVELQQLEVELQRASEEDARLKASLLQLSRELEELKEIEADLERQEREVDEDTTVTIPSAVYVAQLYRRISKIEWDYECEPGMIKGIHHGPSVAQPIHLDSTQLSKKFISDYLWSLVDTEW